One Ranitomeya imitator isolate aRanImi1 chromosome 1, aRanImi1.pri, whole genome shotgun sequence DNA window includes the following coding sequences:
- the EIF2B1 gene encoding translation initiation factor eIF2B subunit alpha, whose translation MNETDVIEYFKRQLKEDPNVATAVAAIKTLLEFLKKDKGETIQGLIGSLKDAIETMSKVDSSVAVSSGGELFLRFITLTSELEHSNYALCKERMSERGELFLKRISLSRDKITKLCCPFIKDGAKILTHAYSRVVMKVLEEAAAANKRFSVYVTESQPDLSGKNMAEALQNINVPVTVILDAAVGYIMEKVDLVIVGAEGVVESGGIINKIGTNQMAVCAKAQNKPFYVVAESFKFVRLFPLNQRDVPDKFKYKADTQQQKKDLKKEHPWIDYTSPSLITLLFTDLGVLTPSAISDELIKLYL comes from the exons ATGAACGAAACCG ATGTGATTGAATATTTCAAGCGGCAACTGAAGGAGGATCCAAATGTGGCCACCGCTGTTGCGGCCATTAAAACTTTACTGGAGTTTCTGAAGAAAGACAAAG GTGAAACTATACAAGGTCTGATTGGAAGTCTAAAAGATGCAATCGAAACGATGTCAAAAGTGGATTCCTCTGTTGCCGTCTCCTCTGGAGGGGAGCTCTTCCTGAGGTTTATTACACTCACTTCTGAGCTGGAGCATTCT aaCTATGCTCTATGCAAAGAAAGGATGAGTGAACGAGGCGAACTATTTCTAAAAAGGATCTCCTTATCAAGGGACAAGATTACAAAACTCTGCTGCCCGTTTATAAAAGATGGCGCT AAAATTTTAACCCATGCTTACTCCAGGGTGGTTATGAAGGTTTTGGAAGAAGCTGCAGCTGCTAATAAACGTTTTAGTGTCTATGTTACGGAATCCCAGCCAGACTTATCAGG GAAGAATATGGCTGAAGCTCTGCAAAACATTAATGTTCCAGTCACCGTGATCCTGGATGCCGCAGTGGG TTATATCATGGAGAAAGTAGATCTGGTGATTGTTGGAGCTGAAGGAGTAGTGGAGAGCGGAGGAATAATCAATAAG ATTGGCACAAATCAAATGGCTGTATGTGCCAAAGCTCAGAATAAACCATTCTATGTGGTGGCGGAAAGTTTCAAGTTTGTGCGTCTCTTCCCACTAAACCAGAGAGATGTACCGGACAAGTTTAAG TACAAAGCCGACACGCAGCAGCAGAAGAAGGACCTAAAGAAAGAGCACCCCTGGATTGACTACACATCACCCTCCCTAATCACACTGCTATTTACAGATCTGGGAGTTTTGACTCCATCAGCTATAAGTGATGAACTCATCAAACTATATTTATAA